From the Desulfovibrio sp. JC010 genome, one window contains:
- a CDS encoding class I adenylate cyclase — MAETETHDTLLEELRRLTLYPPEERQLAELRFKIEGKFSRAQNPPDGLESAKYAMLFYGIALKAIEQEAEESKKISFAPEPTDTTAAVCLDNLALMGPCGRNLAALILCNKLLPFSRAKDWFSKQHDKTAIAVADRMPAVHKGDVPERIRFANSVLERASDLDLHKSVDFFARNGTRKGQLTFSSLVKFMSGNYGSTCRERLRVPESLDEITLCTETMPPYPDRELVDDVSFHLKTMDPIIMGKVLRAVVRLADEIDDELLKEIIPLAQSASLPLAKAAMDVLTRFGGARRGRIFAQIFNEAPKLRAELINRVPLLSSENFSRFMNDISNVFHTPVLAVLYSTISEEDPQCFGNILASVLKQSRSKKKNSLKPVLSRIMDTDSLEEPLRPEMPEGKNIPGVDFVKQGGPIVLNIEQKEEEQTGFKRIFGKPIVQSDSMPDIYTDGQITNQRLHKLNKWKSLSRGLTFQNTTFTACEFRESFMEECTFKNCTFEACTFAEAVFLESEFTECNFQSCSLNESTFYDCSFTDCSFTTSHFDSAVTFLSTFKSCRLNAVAAAGAYFCRTRFFATMLRACDLREAFFYKSTHRGCDFEFSDFATTLFRDGAATCSNFHECSTIHCRAMNMKTESPELLKAMSRTFSARLTMRERLKKRSAGFGEIDEYGRGVLHKTIKRWFAFKDINRNYANFGSNNKRRLDWAAAKLDDRGQKFMKLLPALLHTNIFEVKSGMDHSSAGSRIKGYELTPQAADLLEEFFPETEYEEGGKSFIPIEAFMSIGSTGTIAQTPDSDLDCWVCCDFKGKPPESREKLGVKLKNIEKWALNEFGLELHFFIMDTREIRNNKFGLSDEESSGSAQSAILKEEFYRTALLLAGKPPLWWFTPPEAGEKTYEAGRKKVSLLKGKDFFVDLGNVPSIPVEEFFGASLWQIVKGIKSPFKAIMKFGLLELYTSDSRYSLLCEKLKKNIRQGTRSIRRVDPYMLLYRELADFYALRDHKDYIWLTAMSLRLKCGLTGEKGLAGAPSRPEEIELMEFTATLSGETPEGAVDDFKDLSDFSSVVELGRQVNQFMINTYMKVRGEQDKIPGISITPEDLTRLGRVVFSAFAKRKDKILRLSLPGPRTHFFNSINISRSEIGNLWQIHGEYPDESGARNILTGIESGADLNSMLVWLALNGLFNQEMQVKTDMSAAPLRARELKKLFSDLMLFFPKKETFNVAIEETLNTERITRGFFIVNLCVPPESRKVQEVHFVYSTNWGEVFCRPLKVNIKLVENPEKYLREELGSLCDGDFRLGQFVPQNSECPFLKIPVS; from the coding sequence ACCCTCTACCCTCCTGAAGAGCGGCAACTGGCGGAGTTGCGCTTCAAGATTGAGGGGAAATTCAGCAGGGCGCAGAATCCTCCGGACGGACTTGAATCGGCAAAATATGCCATGCTGTTCTATGGAATAGCTCTCAAGGCCATTGAGCAGGAAGCCGAGGAAAGCAAAAAGATTTCCTTTGCTCCGGAACCCACTGACACCACAGCAGCCGTCTGTCTCGACAACCTTGCCCTGATGGGGCCCTGCGGCCGGAATCTGGCCGCCCTGATCCTCTGCAACAAACTGCTTCCGTTCTCACGGGCCAAAGACTGGTTTTCCAAACAGCATGACAAAACAGCCATCGCAGTGGCCGACCGCATGCCGGCCGTACACAAAGGCGATGTGCCGGAACGGATAAGGTTTGCAAACTCAGTGCTTGAACGGGCCTCGGACCTCGACCTGCATAAATCAGTTGATTTTTTCGCCCGCAACGGAACACGCAAAGGCCAACTTACCTTCAGTTCGCTGGTTAAATTCATGTCCGGCAACTACGGCAGCACCTGTCGTGAAAGGCTGCGCGTCCCGGAAAGCCTTGATGAAATAACTCTCTGCACTGAAACAATGCCCCCCTATCCGGACCGGGAACTGGTGGACGACGTATCCTTCCACCTGAAGACAATGGACCCGATCATCATGGGAAAGGTGCTTCGGGCCGTAGTCAGGCTTGCAGATGAAATAGATGACGAACTGCTCAAGGAAATAATACCCCTTGCCCAATCCGCTTCCCTGCCCCTGGCAAAAGCGGCAATGGATGTACTCACCAGATTCGGAGGTGCCAGACGGGGCAGAATTTTCGCACAGATTTTCAATGAAGCACCCAAGCTGCGGGCAGAACTCATCAACCGGGTTCCGCTGCTCAGCAGTGAAAATTTCTCCCGCTTCATGAATGATATTTCAAATGTCTTCCACACCCCGGTACTGGCGGTCCTCTATTCCACAATCAGCGAAGAAGATCCGCAGTGTTTTGGAAACATTCTGGCAAGTGTGCTCAAACAATCCCGCAGCAAAAAGAAAAACAGCCTGAAACCCGTGCTGTCCCGGATAATGGATACGGACAGTCTGGAAGAACCGCTCAGACCGGAAATGCCGGAAGGCAAAAATATCCCCGGTGTGGATTTTGTCAAACAGGGCGGCCCCATTGTGCTCAATATTGAACAGAAAGAGGAAGAACAGACCGGATTCAAACGCATCTTCGGCAAGCCGATAGTCCAGTCCGACAGCATGCCGGACATATACACAGACGGACAGATCACCAACCAGCGGCTGCACAAGCTTAATAAATGGAAAAGCCTTTCGCGCGGACTGACCTTCCAGAACACCACCTTCACAGCCTGCGAATTCAGAGAATCTTTCATGGAAGAATGCACCTTCAAAAACTGCACTTTTGAAGCATGCACCTTTGCTGAAGCTGTTTTTCTGGAAAGTGAATTCACAGAATGCAACTTCCAAAGCTGTTCCCTGAACGAGAGCACCTTTTACGACTGTTCTTTTACGGACTGTTCCTTTACCACCTCCCACTTTGATTCTGCAGTCACTTTCCTGAGTACCTTTAAAAGCTGCCGCTTAAATGCTGTTGCCGCAGCAGGAGCATATTTCTGCAGGACAAGATTTTTCGCCACCATGCTCCGGGCCTGCGATTTACGTGAAGCCTTCTTTTACAAAAGCACCCACAGAGGATGCGACTTCGAATTTTCAGACTTTGCCACCACCCTGTTCAGGGACGGAGCGGCCACCTGTTCGAACTTTCATGAATGCAGCACAATCCACTGCCGGGCCATGAACATGAAAACCGAATCCCCGGAACTGCTCAAAGCCATGAGCCGGACCTTTAGCGCACGGCTGACCATGCGGGAAAGATTAAAAAAAAGATCCGCCGGATTTGGAGAAATAGACGAGTACGGCCGGGGAGTGCTGCACAAGACCATCAAACGCTGGTTCGCATTCAAGGACATCAACCGCAACTACGCCAATTTCGGCTCCAATAACAAGCGCAGGCTGGACTGGGCCGCGGCCAAACTGGATGACCGGGGGCAGAAGTTTATGAAACTGCTGCCCGCCCTGCTGCACACCAATATCTTTGAAGTGAAATCCGGCATGGATCACAGCAGTGCAGGTTCCAGAATCAAGGGCTATGAACTCACCCCGCAGGCTGCGGATCTGCTGGAAGAATTCTTCCCGGAAACAGAATATGAAGAGGGCGGCAAATCTTTCATTCCCATTGAAGCCTTCATGTCCATCGGCAGTACCGGGACCATTGCCCAGACCCCGGATTCGGACCTGGACTGCTGGGTCTGCTGCGATTTCAAGGGCAAACCGCCGGAAAGCCGGGAAAAGCTTGGTGTTAAATTAAAAAACATCGAAAAATGGGCCCTTAATGAATTCGGGCTGGAACTGCACTTCTTCATCATGGATACCCGCGAAATCCGGAACAATAAATTCGGGTTAAGCGACGAGGAAAGCTCCGGTTCAGCCCAGAGCGCAATCCTGAAAGAAGAATTTTACCGCACCGCCCTGCTGCTGGCCGGCAAGCCGCCCCTGTGGTGGTTCACCCCGCCGGAGGCCGGAGAAAAAACATATGAAGCAGGCAGGAAAAAAGTAAGCCTGCTCAAGGGCAAAGATTTCTTTGTTGATCTCGGTAATGTTCCCAGCATTCCCGTTGAAGAATTTTTCGGGGCCTCCCTCTGGCAGATAGTTAAAGGGATTAAAAGCCCGTTCAAAGCCATAATGAAATTCGGTCTGCTGGAGCTTTACACCTCAGACAGCAGATATTCGCTGCTCTGCGAAAAGCTTAAAAAAAATATCCGGCAGGGGACACGGTCCATTCGCCGGGTTGACCCCTACATGCTTCTCTACCGGGAGCTTGCAGATTTCTATGCCCTGCGGGACCATAAAGACTATATATGGCTTACGGCCATGTCCCTGCGCTTGAAGTGCGGTCTGACCGGAGAAAAAGGACTGGCGGGAGCTCCTAGCCGCCCGGAAGAAATTGAACTCATGGAATTCACCGCCACCCTGTCCGGGGAAACACCGGAAGGGGCAGTGGACGATTTCAAGGATCTTTCCGACTTCAGTTCCGTGGTGGAACTGGGCAGGCAGGTCAACCAGTTCATGATCAATACCTACATGAAAGTGCGCGGGGAACAGGACAAGATTCCCGGAATTTCCATCACCCCCGAAGACCTTACCCGGCTGGGCAGGGTTGTTTTTTCAGCCTTTGCCAAGCGCAAGGACAAAATTCTGCGCTTGTCCCTGCCCGGTCCCAGAACCCATTTTTTTAATTCCATCAATATTTCCCGCTCGGAAATTGGAAATTTGTGGCAAATTCATGGAGAGTACCCGGACGAATCCGGAGCCCGCAACATCCTGACCGGGATAGAATCAGGAGCGGACCTTAATTCCATGCTGGTCTGGCTGGCCCTGAACGGTCTTTTCAATCAGGAAATGCAGGTCAAAACCGATATGAGTGCGGCCCCCCTACGTGCCCGGGAGCTAAAAAAACTTTTCAGCGACCTGATGCTTTTCTTCCCCAAAAAGGAAACCTTTAATGTCGCCATTGAAGAAACCCTGAACACGGAACGGATAACACGGGGATTTTTCATCGTGAACCTCTGTGTTCCCCCGGAGAGCAGAAAGGTACAGGAAGTTCATTTTGTATACAGCACCAACTGGGGCGAGGTATTCTGCAGGCCGCTAAAGGTAAACATTAAGCTGGTGGAAAACCCGGAAAAATATCTGCGGGAAGAGCTGGGATCGCTTTGTGACGGGGACTTCCGGCTGGGTCAGTTTGTTCCGCAGAATTCTGAATGCCCGTTCCTTAAAATTCCGGTGAGTTAG